In the genome of Labrus bergylta chromosome 7, fLabBer1.1, whole genome shotgun sequence, the window GACACCAGTGAGCTGTTGTAgaagtttgtattttgtatgtGATCATTTTGGACTACCGTTCTGTGAGAATGGATGAATGAAGACCAAAAGGAGAATGAACATGCCGTGCTTTTGGACTCTTTTAGTGGCAATCACGATCCTCGTTGAACTTTTTAACAGCTGCCGAGCAACCGGAGTAAATCCGGTGATACAATACACACGAGAGCTGCTACTGTCTCTTCGCAATGATGCAAATCCACAGAGATTGATGACAGAAGACCTGCCTCAGGAGATACGATCATCACACCGACAGAGAGCGAGAAAAAGAGGCCGGAGAGGAGGCGTCCGACAGCGGCTGAGAAGGAGAGGAAGCCGGCCGCCACTACCATCTATGATCCTGTGCAATGCCAGATCGCTGAGAAACAAATTGGACGAACTCCGACTACTGTCAAAAGCCTGCTTTGAATACCGTGAGTCCTGCATAATGACTATTACTGAAACGTGGCTAACATCAGATGTACCAGAGCCTTTGGTCGAAATTGAAGGTTTCAGCCATATCCGCGCTGACAGAACTGAGGACTCCAGGAAGAGCAAAGGAGGCGGGCTCTGAGTGTATGTCAATGACAAGTGGTGCAGGCAGTACACAGTTCAGGGAACTGTCTGCAACAAGGACGTTGAACTACTGTGAGTTAGCCTAAGACCTTTCTACCTGCCCCGGGAGTTTGGAAATATTCTGACATGTTCAGTTTATGTTCCCCTGACGGTAACGCATCCAGGGCAGCTTCTCAAGTGGCGGACTGTGTACAAGAGCAGCTTCAACGCACACCAAACGCCCCCATCTTTATTATAGGAGATTTTAAACACTGTAATCTGAACACTGCACTCCCAGGTTTTGAACAATATATAAAATGCGACACCAGGAAGAGAAAGACATTGGACAAATGTTATGGAAATATCAAGGGTGCATATTCAGCTTCCGCAAAACCCCCTTTGGCAAATTCTGACCACAACACTATCCATCTGATCCCCACTTACAAAACAGCTCTTAAGAGCAGTAAGCCTCTTGTTAAATCTGCCAATGTATGGACTAAAGAGAGTATTGACACATTGAAAGGCTGCTTCTTATGCACAGAATGGGACACTTTTTCTGAGGAGAATGATGTAGACTGTAACTGTGTTACAGATGTCAGAAATTACAAAAAGTTCAAGGCACACACTGTTCAGACATCAAGATGTCCATGAGCAATATGTCTTAGTGTTTCTGCCTCCCTTTTTGTTAGCATTTTAAACATCTGATAACTGAAATCAGTGTTTATGCCAAAGTAACAGTGGCTCTGTATCCTATGTctagttttaaatgtttacatgaaTTTGAGCTGAAGTGCTCATCAATAGTAAAGTCTATGAATACAAAAACTTCTCTGTGCGTGTTGTACCCATCCTACAGTCGGATGGTAGTGGTaccatcttttcttcttctaatggAGCTACTGTATCTCATTCAGGTTTGGTCTCACAAAGAGTACCCTCTGATCCCTGTGGGCAAACTGGTGCTCAATAGGAACCCAATGAACTACTTTGCTGAGGTGGAGCAACTCGCCTTCGATCCCAGCAACATGCCACCAGGCATCGAGGCCAGCCCAGACAAGatgctgcaggtaaacacaactttctttcttttcatttgttatTCTTGACACATTTTCCAGTAATACTGAAtctaaaaaaagttatttcagcTAAACTGTTCCTGTAACTTCAAATAATAACTGTCTCTATGGTGTCCTGTTTAAGTGCATGTTCAGGCATCTTAATGAGGGCATTTGGTGACCCCCAAGACTTTAGTGTCTCCCAGCAGGTCTTAGTCTGGACCCTAATCTTTTGAATAGATGACCAAcgagaaatcttgtttttttttttaaagacagaccCTTCAGTTAAGTGATGCCCTGTTGATGTTCATCTCCTTTATCTTTGTCTAGGGCCGTCTCTTCTCCTACCCAGACACGCATCGACACCGGCTGGGAGCTAACAACCTGCAGCTCCCTGTCAACTGTCCATTCAGGACCCGTGTGACCAACTACCAGCGCGATGGTCCGATGTGCATGTTTGACAACCAAGGTGAGTCATAGTCCAACCTGTGTGTGACGCAATAACAGAGACAGACTCAAAGGCTTTACCGTTGAAGCTTTGTATGtagcacaaaaaataaatcttgtatAATCTACCTAATCTATCTTTTAGTCTGTATATATCAAAGGAGCATTGTAGTATTTGCAGCGATTGGGTTACTCACAGTGTGTCCAGGAAAGATGAGCCACCATGTCTGAGACAAAGCACACCACGACAAACATCAAACCTGAGTGATGAAGTTCGAATTAATTCAGTctataaaacacatcagtttaatACATTTGATCTCCCACTCACATCCAGTCAtacaaatatttagttttttgaaaaGACTTGGTAAAATACAACAGGGCAAGACCAAGAGTTGCCCAACAGATGTCGCCATTGAGACTGTATGAAATGCAATAGGACTCATACTAATAGGAGGGTGTTTAAGAAGAATTGTAAGTTGCTCATCTAATTCAAACTGAGTTTAAAACTAACCACAGTCATCCATGCACACAGTCAATAAAGTTCTTTATTCTGTTCAGATTTTAACATAGCAGTTTGTTCTGTCCGGCTTCTAGGTGGAGCCCCAAACTACTATCCCAACAGCTTCAGTGCTCCTGACATCCAGCCTCAGTTTGTGGAGTCCAAGTTCAAGGTGTCTCCAGATGTGAGCCGTTACAACAGTGCAGATGAGGACAATGTCGCACAGGTGAAGAAAACATCCCGATATTACAAGCACGTTTTCTTGGGCAATGCTTTCAGTTGTCAAGATTCCCGGTTTACACAACCGACACCAGTCGGTTTACACAAACTGATTTCACCACCAGGAtggttcttcttctctcctaaTTTCCTGTGCGCTTCCTGCCCTGTACCAAACAGACACAGCTAACAGCTTCAGAGCCCAACATAATAAATCAGTGTTATGTCTAACAGGTTCCTCCTCTTCCACAAGTCACCATGGACATAAGTCTATATGGttttcaaataaagactgaaatgaaaatcaaTAATAATGAATCATTGTAGAGCAAAACAAGTGAACTAATCTACACATgaactgtatgtgtgttactACTCTAAGGTAACCAGGATCGTGACAAGGCTAGAGATGATTGGCTTTTTTTTAGAAGCTATCCTGTCTGTATGAAGTGGACTGAAATGGATATCATTTTGATTCAATCTACTCTTACcaggtttttaatgtgtgttttcaaattTGAATTGCAGGTTCGGACCTTCTACACCGAGGTGTTAAATGAGGAGGAGCGGGAGAGGCTTTGCAGTAACATGGCTGGTGCCCTGAAAGGAGCCCAGCTCTTCATCCAAAAGCGCATGGTGAGTCCTCACTGCATTATTATCCACACAGTCTCTGTCACCTGGACATGCTTGATGCTGTCATGCTTCTACTAAGAGTTGTCCAAACATAATACTTCCACTGTTTAAATCAAATGACATGttctttaacatgtttattgcCCCGTagcaggaaacatttaaaaaataaaatactgatgGCTTTATGAACGAGCGTGCTAAAACCACAGGATGTGGCTCTCTGGAAACCAAACACTGTGCTCATGAAGCTTGGTGTCTGTATGTGGGTTTAGGCAGAGgcgatgaaattgaaatctcaCAATTCATGCACCAGGCAGTTCTAAAGTGTTCTTCAAACaatcaaagaaaatgtgatcaTGTATACagtgtgaaatgaaacagaacagaaatgttACTTAAATCTCGCTCAAAGGGAACAGTTACTGAAGAAGACTTAAGAGGTCCGGTTAGTAGTTTATTTTGGGATTaagcatttattgttttaaaaaggaGTAAGATTTGGACGAGTTTATAATGGTAACTTTAGTTGTTTTCCTATTACCTTGGACGACATAGGTCGTCATGGTTATTAAACTGGTAAAtgcactgacttgtttttttaacaagttgtcAGGGAACAGTGATTTGTACTGATCCTGACTTCTACTATGATTGCAGAATGATATGAATGAGTCTGAGGGCTTCTTAATGGTTGATTTGCTAACTTTTACATAAAGACTTTTAAGTCATCTTTTTTGTGCATACATTTTCTCAGTGATGTCAGATACCATGGATTATTCAGGTTCATTAAGAATCTGAAGGCCCTTACTCATCACTGCACCTGGCACTATATGCTTGTGTCAGCTTCCCTGCATTGTCATGTTGACTAAATCACTGGCATTTCCTGGTTTATGAGCTATTTCTTAACTTTCTTCCTTcttatgtatgtcattttgttcatttgaataatGCTGGAAGCTACACTCCTCACCCTGTTTTTCATATCTGTCTCCAAAGTGCCTCTTTACATGAGAATACAGGAGTTATAGGTAGGCTGCCCTATTTggcttagggcgcactcacacgagcaaagttgtcccgtactgtgcttaagcacggttgccccccctccccattacCCCGCTGGCCtgctctcacactgctccaggactaaccgggcctgagcacggctACCTCTTGCACATAaggtcgtaatacaacacatgcatggctttacttaataatgaagcgtgctcagtttacaagacaggcttACTcgaggaaataaataaagacacatgGTCGATTCTGCGTCCATACATCGGGGAACTTTAGcggtgaagcgtgcttgggcacggcacagattgcctagtgtgagtgcgcccttagaaTCTGCTACAGGAGGATTTGGATGTGGGGGACCTTGTCCCTTCAGACCTTTGAAAAAGGAGTTTGAAGGCGTTGGAGGAAGTTGCATCAGGTTATAGACACTTTGAAATGGCTAAATACAATAGCTAATCAActtgaatcacatttttatgtttgaaatgtctttattgaGCATTTCAAAACCGTATTTGTCAtactttcatttttataaatatactTTTATGTTGTTCTGTTTAAGCTCTTgtgctttacttcctgtttgaaagagaaatcctgcttttattttagaagaaaaCCGTAACAAAAGGAAGTGTTTGATGTGACACAGTGGACATTAAATGTGAATCGTTAACTGTAGTGACTTATCTATGGTACGCTGAAAGGGACATAAAACTGCAAACAAATTAATGCTATTAAACCAATATAAGCGTTCATTTTGATCTCACAATTGACCTGGTTTCATTTCCGTCATGCGTCACCCACCCTCAACTGCCAACAGGTGACCACAACACTGTGGCTTCTGGTCATACTGTGGAAATATTTCACAGAGAAGAGCACGCTCTCTGTTTCACCGTGGTCAGGTCTGGTTTCATGTTTCCAAGCAAGATTGCAACTCTAAAACTTTGAGAAACCAAAACTGATCACTGCACTTGCCATCTTCCTCtcagtgttttttaataaacataaataaataattgagtAAGTCAAATCACAATAAGGTATTCTATCTTCCAAAAGAATCATCATATCTGGACCGTTTGACAAAAGACATTTGATCAGACTCTGATTGTTAGAAGTATAAAGAACATCTTTTTCAGGGCCTTAATATCATATTATCTGTTTTCTCTTGCAGGTTGAGAACTTGAAGGCTGTCCATCCAGACTATGGAAACCGGGTTCAGAATCTTCTCAACAAGTTCAATAATGAGGCCCAGCAGGTAAATAGTACCTGTCTGATTGATTCTTGGCGAGTAGTTTTGATATGTTTATAAAACTTGAAGCAAACATTCAGGCAGGAATCTGAATGACTGAGGGGATTCCCTGGGCGCTGTTTCTTTAGTGTCATCAtgactttgacattttggaCTTCCCAGAGGAAGACTAAAACTTTTGGAAGTGTCCTGACTATTGTTTTCAGCTATTCCAGCAGGTCCACATTTAAATTTCATGGTTTTCCTCAACAGCTGTTCTGTGGGGAGCAAATGTTTGCAtatgaatggattttttttacttcattttatcAGAACAGTTGATGAATTATTTACTGtctgcatacaaaaaaaaattcatcaaGGCAACTATCATAGGGCTGCTTGATTATGGCAAAAATCATAATCacgataaataaataaaataaaaaaatatatatatataaatttgTGATTCTGATTCAGTGTTAAGGCCAGCAGAGAAGGCTTTACTGTCACTGACTGCCAACCTCTGACAAGGACTGACATGGGGCGGCTCAGATGTAGAGTTGGCCGTTTCTtaactggaaggttgagggttcgatccccagctcctgcagcaacatgtctgatgtgtccttgggcaggacacttaaccctgaattgctcccgctgcttcgtgtgcggcgtatgaatgtgtgtgaatgggattaggtacttctgatggtcacttgacatagcagcctctgacatcagtgtgtgaatgtgtgggtgtgacatgcagtgtaaaagcactttgtgtagtcagaagactagaaaaaagcgctatacaagtgAATTTACCATTTTCAGTCTTCAGTATTTGAGCTCATATTGTATACAGATGTTTATAGATCAAGGATAACATTCAGCCTGCTCACGAGGACAAGGATGTTAAACAGAAATGAAAGTTATTCCATGACAGACATTGGGCACATTAATTGTCGGAACATttggatatactgtatatatttttttgtgtgtctggtgGCAACATTTCATAAAGCAGATTTATTAATGTTGTCGTAAACAGTTGTCTGCAGGTAACGTTTTCTAAGATGTGCATCTGGTATACAGTTGtaccaactctctctctctctctctttcacttccaCTCTCTTAGAACACACCCGTGCATGTCTACAGCCGACCAGGAGTCTCGGCCGTCGCCGCATCCTCCAAGATGTGATGCCTTAAGTTTCCAGAAGGGGCAGCACCCTCATGTATCGCAGAGCAAATGCACTTCTTGATTAACAACTGCTACTAAGAGTAACGAGATTGGACTAAACAATTAATATAATGACAAGACTGAAACACCGACTTGTAATGTgagggttgtgttttttttttgttttttttcattcagtccATCCAAACAGTTGATTTTCCTCAAAATCCTCAAAGCTTTCAATATTCAGCAGATTCTTTATCTCTGTCATTTGTCTTGATTGAACACTAATTTCAAAAACAGAtgaagttgttttgttgttgttttttttacagactgaAACAAAGACCACTATGGCAACTAATGTTAACTAGATCGAGTACAGCATGACGAAATGGAGGGCTTGCCTTTGACCAAATATGGCCTCAAtgctaatgtttgtttgtttttaaatataggtgTGATTGGAGTTTCAAGTTTAACCTCAGCTTCTTCCATGTACCAGGATGAGTGATTATTTCTTAGGTTATGTTTGTATGTTGGATTGATTCAAATCTCtccaaaaaaaatccaaatcagCTATTCTGTTAGTCTTCTTTTAACATTCACATGTGATTCAATGTGTGACATATTCAGCATTAATCTCCGATCAGGTTGTAaaatacattgatttttttatgtagtgTTGGCACTACTTCTTTGCAAGAAgcagtatttttgtttttcactgcagGCAATCATAAGCGTTGGCTTGTTTTCCTCACGATTGACTGAACCTCAAAAATCATTGCGTTCTTCATGAGAAGAactttcaaactgaaatgatttttcAGTTTGATCTGGGGGTGTTTGTGGGCGCATGCATGTCAGTAATGCAGTTCACAAAAAGGACACAATTACTTTCACTTCATCAAAAAGTCAATAGTGCCTTTTTGtactaaatacaaatataaataaattaacctGAAACTCAAAAATCATTGATTAACTTCTCTTTAGTGGAAAAGAGAAACTTTGTTGATTTATATCGTGGTCTATCAGTTAACGTAGGGTTAATGTGGCTAagtagcattaaaaaaacagagactaCATCCTCATCcgaatcaaaaaacacaaccactaaTTCCCTCCTATTCTGGTTTTCTTTCAGACTGACTAGAAATGTAGTTTAGGGCTTTCATGTTTGTCCATTCTATGCAGAGAAAAAGAGCCTCGACTAAATGCACAGTTTATTGTGTCACTGTGTAATATACACTGTATgacctgttgtgtgtttgctaactcttcaaagtgtaaaaaatatattttatatgaatgtTTAAGATCAGATTTGTATTTAGTGCCTGTATTAAATCGAAGCTTAACAGCAGCTTTCATGTCTCGTTCTTTTGTTTGAagacatctttgttttcttcaacgCTGTATGAGAAGAGAAAACTAAAATGCCAGTTAATCTCATCTAGCTCATCTATAGTAAGTTgccatttcagtttttaaagttgCTTAGAGTTCTCTCAATGCCAACCAAAACACAGATTAATAAACCATAAGACCTTATTTAGTTCTGATATTTAAGGGATTACGGAGTTGACGTGTTATGGTTGAGACACCTGATAGCATCACTTAAtgaatttctaaaaaaaatagaaagctTAACGATATTTAAATGTCATCTCCCCTTTTCCCTTCAGGAATGAAGACAGGGGTCCTTTGGTTATAGCTCACTTCTTTTTATGCctgattattttgtgtttttgtaaaaggcTGACGGAGTTTACAAAAAACTGGGACACTTTTTAACGGgtgaaaatgttcataaaaaatacattttaaaatgtagatgactataataatcttttttttttacacccgTTGTATCAGTAGGTTTTGTAGTTTTAAGATTTTGTAtgattttgacacatttttaaatagttgaaagttttaaatgtgtgtcttgGACAAGGGTGCTTTCTGTCAAAGGTCAGGTTtagacttaaaaagaaaataaatcagaaccAAAATTAGGTATTTCAAATTGGTTTCATatataaaaatctttaaaaaagattttcatAATAAGTGTATTTGTAAGTGATATTTTTAATCTTGTTTGCCTGGGACATGATTTTTCCCAATTCTCAATAATGGGTGTTATTCAAATTTAAGAAGAAGCTAATCTTGCATACCCATTGTGGTCAGGTTGGTTTTGCCTCATTGGCTGGTATCAGGTAGAAAAGCAGCCTGTGCTGTGCTTACCCTCAAAGGAGCACACCAACACTCACAGCGACACGATCATAGTGTGTGTACACCCTCCTGCAGCCTGTACTCCAAACCTACAGATAAGACGACTGAGATGAATCCTGAAGGTGTTCCACTGCAGGGAAGAGGATATGAAGGATATCCAGGACAGCCTAGATATCCAGGACAGCCTACAGTGGTTCAGTCCACCACTGTGAACATCGTCACTGAGCCCCCCAAAGACTACATCATCTGGTCCTTCTTCTCCTTCGTCTACTCGAACCCCTTCTGCCTTGGACTGGTGGCTCTCATCTACTCCATCAAggtcagtttaaaaacatcagttaAGACTCACTGATGAACAAAATAACTCGGTCTTTGACATTGAAAAAGcgtaaaatgttcatgaacaaTACCAGGAGAAGAATTTTCCTGTGGTTTTTGCAGAAAACTTGAGTGAAGTTCTTAAatttcaaaaacatgtaaaagtatTGTTAAAAGCTTTGCTTT includes:
- the LOC110004912 gene encoding catalase-like; its protein translation is MNDSFHCEFNPFDLTKVWSHKEYPLIPVGKLVLNRNPMNYFAEVEQLAFDPSNMPPGIEASPDKMLQGRLFSYPDTHRHRLGANNLQLPVNCPFRTRVTNYQRDGPMCMFDNQGGAPNYYPNSFSAPDIQPQFVESKFKVSPDVSRYNSADEDNVAQVRTFYTEVLNEEERERLCSNMAGALKGAQLFIQKRMVENLKAVHPDYGNRVQNLLNKFNNEAQQNTPVHVYSRPGVSAVAASSKM